The following are from one region of the Eubacterium sp. MSJ-33 genome:
- the thiH gene encoding 2-iminoacetate synthase ThiH has product MEQEYTIDNSYLSPEAQKRKKDLEENPASRTNHMEYMEGMEILDSDIKDKVRAAMKSYDYNAYTDADVRVALANAKQGHCGIEDFKALLSPAALPHLEEMASLAQKERLAHFGDCVYIFTPLYIANYCENYCVYCGFNCYNHIHRKKLTEAEMEAEMRVIADSGIEEILMLTGESRAASDVKYIGEACKLARKYFRNIGLEIYPVNTDEYHYLHECGADYITVFQETYNPDKYETLHLMGHKRVWPYRFDAQERALRGGMRGVGFSALLGLDDYHSDALATALHVYYLQRKYPHAEMSISCPRLRPIINNDKINPKDVHENVLCQILCAYRLFLPFAAITVSSREEARFRDGIIRIAATKISAGVSTGIGDHKEKYEAHAGSNANSDAGDEQFEIADGRSFEEIYDAIRAQGMQPVLNDYLYTEDYHN; this is encoded by the coding sequence ATGGAACAGGAATATACGATAGATAATTCTTACCTTTCTCCGGAAGCGCAGAAGCGCAAGAAGGACCTAGAGGAAAACCCGGCATCCCGTACCAACCATATGGAATATATGGAGGGTATGGAAATTCTCGATTCTGATATTAAAGATAAAGTACGCGCAGCTATGAAATCCTATGATTACAACGCTTACACCGATGCAGATGTGCGAGTTGCTCTTGCAAATGCCAAGCAGGGACACTGTGGCATCGAAGATTTTAAAGCACTCCTATCCCCTGCCGCTCTTCCACATTTGGAAGAAATGGCATCCTTAGCACAAAAGGAACGACTGGCACATTTTGGCGACTGCGTATATATTTTCACACCATTATATATTGCAAATTATTGCGAGAATTATTGTGTATACTGCGGTTTTAATTGCTACAATCATATTCACCGAAAGAAACTGACCGAAGCAGAAATGGAAGCAGAAATGAGGGTTATTGCTGATTCTGGTATCGAGGAAATTCTGATGCTGACAGGCGAAAGCCGTGCAGCCAGCGATGTAAAATACATCGGTGAAGCATGTAAACTAGCCCGGAAATATTTCCGGAATATCGGTCTGGAGATCTACCCTGTCAACACAGATGAATACCACTATCTGCACGAATGTGGTGCTGATTACATCACCGTCTTTCAGGAGACTTACAACCCAGACAAATATGAGACGCTTCACCTGATGGGACATAAGCGTGTCTGGCCATACCGTTTTGATGCTCAGGAGCGTGCACTCCGAGGTGGCATGCGTGGTGTCGGCTTCTCCGCTTTGCTTGGACTTGATGACTACCACTCAGATGCACTGGCAACGGCACTCCATGTGTATTATTTACAGCGAAAATATCCACATGCAGAGATGTCTATTTCCTGCCCTCGTCTGCGACCAATCATCAACAACGACAAGATTAATCCGAAGGATGTTCATGAAAATGTCCTATGCCAGATCTTATGTGCCTACCGATTATTCCTGCCATTTGCAGCCATTACCGTTTCTTCGCGAGAAGAAGCTCGATTCCGTGATGGCATTATCCGCATCGCTGCAACGAAAATTTCCGCTGGCGTTTCAACCGGAATCGGAGATCACAAAGAGAAATATGAAGCACATGCTGGCTCTAATGCAAATTCAGACGCTGGCGATGAGCAATTCGAGATTGCCGACGGTCGTAGTTTCGAAGAAATCTATGATGCCATTCGTGCACAAGGTATGCAGCCGGTATTAAACGATTACTTATATACTGAAGACTACCACAATTAG
- a CDS encoding thiazole synthase: MQNNNDVFMLGGHEFHSRFILGSGKYNSHLIRAAVEYADAEIVTLALRRANTRPEENILDFIPKNVTLLPNTSGARNAEEAIRIARLARKMAGTDFVKIEIMRDSKYLLPDNQETVKATETLANEGFVVMPYMYPDLNIARDLANAGAACIMPLASPIGSNKGLATKDFIQILIDEIDLPIIVDAGIGRPSQACEAMEMGAAAIMANTAIATAGDIPMMASAFKDAIIAGRKAYLAGPGRVLDKGGAASDPLTGFLR, from the coding sequence ATGCAAAATAATAACGATGTTTTCATGCTTGGCGGACATGAGTTTCACTCCCGCTTTATCTTAGGTTCCGGAAAATATAATTCTCATCTGATTCGAGCGGCGGTTGAATATGCAGACGCAGAGATCGTCACACTGGCGCTTCGCCGTGCCAATACCCGACCAGAAGAAAATATTCTGGACTTTATTCCGAAGAATGTAACACTACTGCCAAACACATCCGGCGCAAGAAACGCTGAGGAAGCAATCCGTATCGCACGTCTGGCACGTAAGATGGCTGGTACAGACTTCGTCAAAATCGAGATCATGCGTGATTCAAAATATCTGCTTCCTGACAACCAGGAAACGGTCAAAGCAACGGAAACTCTTGCAAACGAAGGCTTTGTCGTTATGCCTTACATGTATCCGGACTTAAATATTGCACGGGATCTGGCGAATGCCGGTGCCGCTTGTATCATGCCGCTTGCATCTCCGATTGGCTCAAACAAAGGGCTTGCAACGAAGGATTTCATTCAGATCCTGATTGATGAGATTGATCTGCCAATCATTGTCGATGCCGGTATCGGCCGCCCTTCACAGGCATGTGAGGCAATGGAGATGGGTGCCGCTGCCATTATGGCGAATACAGCAATTGCAACAGCCGGCGATATTCCGATGATGGCAAGCGCATTCAAAGATGCAATCATCGCCGGTCGTAAAGCGTATCTGGCAGGACCGGGTCGTGTACTTGACAAAGGTGGTGCAGCCTCTGATCCTCTGACAGGATTCTTACGGTAA
- a CDS encoding SpoIID/LytB domain-containing protein — translation MKVFPYILTTVLCAIVIPCLVTFCINGTQTDVAESLEHVSTGRDVLVQTKAGNELVDVEKYIAHVMPGIVDASVDDSYMQAQAVALRTKIYYAMGDATVIPASDLEFQYYTEEDYIAKWGRENYKSIKGRYDRAVIATKGKIIEQKESEQIEQK, via the coding sequence ATGAAAGTATTTCCATATATATTAACAACTGTATTGTGTGCGATTGTCATTCCATGTCTGGTTACTTTTTGTATCAACGGAACGCAGACAGATGTTGCAGAATCGTTGGAGCATGTTTCAACCGGGCGTGATGTGCTGGTGCAGACAAAGGCAGGAAATGAGCTTGTCGATGTGGAAAAATACATAGCACATGTTATGCCGGGAATCGTGGATGCAAGCGTGGATGACAGCTATATGCAGGCACAGGCGGTAGCACTCCGAACAAAAATATATTATGCGATGGGCGATGCAACGGTGATTCCGGCATCGGATTTGGAATTTCAGTATTATACAGAAGAAGATTATATTGCAAAATGGGGCAGAGAGAATTACAAATCCATCAAGGGACGTTATGATAGAGCTGTAATTGCCACCAAAGGAAAAATAATCGAACAAAAAGAAAGTGAACAGATTGAGCAAAAATAA